The Hypanus sabinus isolate sHypSab1 chromosome 2, sHypSab1.hap1, whole genome shotgun sequence DNA segment TGTTGTGCTCTTAGTGCTAACCCAACGCCTGCTAGCCTGCTCTCTTGACCGTTAGACCATTAGTCGGTCTCCTCCACTCAATCTGCCAGGGCCACACTTCACACGCTGGGATAGGCAAATCCTCTACCTCACCCAGGGTCGAAGACCCGTTGgccaccctcacctggtttggcccgtctgccgagacggtttaccggggtgtggccgctgcgcGTGTTACAgcgacttggagccacaggtgagagctgagcgccAGGTGGGGAACAAAGGTGGGCGAGCTGCCCTGAAAAAGGGCACGGCAGgccccccaccagaggtgctacccctccctagacaccccactCACCCTGATCTAACAATAGATAAGGATAAACAGGCTAGAGAGTCATAGACCTATAGAGTATAGAAAGTAAACCCAATTCATCCTTGCCAAACAAGCTACCTCTCTGAGCTAATCCCATTTGTTActtcaaacctttcctatccaagtcCTTCTTAAATGTTTTCTCAATGTTtcaattgaacctgcctctacattTCTTTTGGCATCCCATTAAATATTCCCACCACCCGTTGTGTGTACTTTTTCTCCTCGGGTGCTTTCTATTTCTCCCTTTCACatcaaactcctgccttctgaaGTTAGGCTCTCTGATCACGTGGCAAAGGCTGTGGCTGTTCGCCTTTGTTCTTAATAGGTTTctataaggtcatccctcagtcTGAGATGGCCACAATGGGCCGAATGATCTGCTTGTAATATTAAATAAGAAAAACACTGCTACAGATGGAGCGAGCGTTGACAGCCCGAAGTGTTGTGGGGAGGGGCGGCTTTGTTTCTGTACTGGCCCACTATTTCAACGTAGCATTTAGTCTTGGGCAATCCACTATATTCTCCGGTTGGGCAGATCGCCACCTCTGGTGTAGGCCAAAAAGTGAAACAAACAATACGAAGAGAAAAATTCCTTGGGGGCGAAGGGGCGGTTTGTTCACATTAGGGTTGGTGGATACTAAGGGCTGGCAGAGGATAATCTAGTGAAGTCCTACACTGATTGTAACTGTGGAGAGCAATGCTGAGACCAGAAGCAACAGGATAGTGTAGGACCCAAATGCATACTCTTGAGGGATGAGGTAAAAGGGCCATGCATATGAAGGACAGGCTAATGCTGAGACACTGGAACACTGGAAGACTTCACTAAAGAAAGATGAGCCGAAATGCATGCAAGGAAACTATGTAAGTTAATGGACACTTAGTGCTTACTGATGACCATCCTATTTCTGCAGAGAGAAGAGGACCTAGTCCAATATATCACTGGTAACACCCTCCCTACCATTGGTAGTATCTACATGAGGTGCACCTTTCGTTAAATCATCGGGCCATGTCATCTTCTCACAGGTACCATCGGCCACGAGGTAGagaacctgaagtcccacaccaccagtttcaggaacagtagATTCCAGAACTTTCCTTCAACATGTTGGTTCTTAAATCAATTCTCAAACCATAATTAATTACTATACTATTAACTTAGTGTAATAATTCTATAATCACTTTGTTCATGTTATTGTTCTCAGTTATATTATTGACATATTTAATGTTTTTACTTCTTCTTGTGCATAATGTGTATCTGATAACATGTTtaatgatgctgctgcaagtgagTTTTCCAATGCACCTGTGTATACTGTACCTGTACTTGTACATTTGACAGTGGGCTCGACTTTCGTTTTTCTTAACCGGAAAGAAGGCAAAGGGTAGGGATAGGAAAGTAATGTGATAGTAGAGTGGAGTCGGAAAGAAGTTGTTACATAATTCAAGGGCATGATGTATCCTTGTCCTGTTATGTGTCAATTGCTGAATAACTAAGCTGAGGCGAGAGGTAAAGTAGCTACAATAACCATAATTAACTACGTCatggaatgggaatcagagtgatagTTATTTTTGTCCTCCTAACCCGAAGAAAGTGTTTCTTCAAATCAAAACCTCTTCGGAGCCAGTGCTTACCTTTTTCCATGCCCTTGATCTCACACCAAATAAAGAGCACCCCTGAAATAAGGGAACTACAGGGCTGCAATGACGTTTATTGTTCAAACGTTGGTTTAGGCTTGCTCACGTTGATGGGAATAGGTGCAGGGCAGAGCTTTCCCGTGTATTCACTGGAAGTACTATATCAGGTTCTGACCAGTTGGGATCAGTTAAAAACACAAAACAattcagcaatatttgattcaTGCTTATGTTAACagtatgttacctgggtttcaccacctaagttacagggaaaggttgaacaagttaggtctttattctttggagcgtagaaggttgaggggggacttgatagaggtatttagaaTTATGATGggttgatagagttgatgtgataggcttttttccattgagagtaggagagattcaaacaagaggacatgagttgagagttaggggacaaaaggtTAAGGGTAacaggagagggaatttctttactcagagagtggtagctgttgtggaatgtgcttccagtagaagtggtagaggcaggttcggtattgtcatttaaagtaaaattggatatgtatatggacaggaaaaggaatggagggttatgggctgagtgcaggccagtgggataggtgagagtaagcattcagcatggactagaagggccgagatggcctgtttctgtgctgtaattggtatgtggttatatggttattttgaATATGGAGTTGCCATTGGCGCAATATCATAATAATTCTAACTATAGAGTTTAGACCACAATATCTAGATGAAATGTTGCAAGAAGAGAAAGAGATTCCTAACCACCCTCTTCCTTCCCTACCCTCGCTCGTTAATGAGGACTGACCCTACCTGTCGGACATGTAGAAAGAAATACAGCAAGACACTACATGTgctctcttttgtttttgtttaatTGATGTGAGCTTCGCAGGCAGAGCAAGCATTTAATTATCCATTCCTAACTGCGTTCGAGAAATTGGCACTGAACTAACGCAATCTACTGAGGGTGTGTCAGGATATTGACCCAGTGACTGTGAAGGAATAATGATATATTTAAAAGTCAGGATGGCGTGTGGCCTGAAGGGCAACTTCCATGTGGTGGTGTCTTCATGCTTTTGCTGTGCTTGTCCTTCTAGCTGGTTGTGATCGTGGGTTTGCAACAACTAAGGAGTCTTGGAGAATTACTGCAGTGCATCCTGCAGACGGTACAAATTGCAGTCAGTGTGCATTGGATGTGGACTGGGTGAATAGCTGTTGATGGGTACTTTTAAAATGGGCTGCTTTATTCTGCATGCTGTGAATGATGTTGAAGCTGTACTCATCCAGGCAACTGCATCGCTCTCCTGATGTGAACCTTGCAGATAGTGGACAGGCTTCGGGGAATTTGGAGGTGAGTTACTAAGCACATGATCCTTAGCTTCCAACTTGTGTGTAAGGCCACTTGGCATATCTAGTTCCTTCGGCTCCATTTCTTATCAAGTGTAAACCCAAGGATATCTAATAGTGGAGAGGGTGTCAAATGCAAAAATGTCATTACCTATAGGAGAGGTATGCTGGAATTCCTCTTGCTGAATACTGCCATTGTCTGACACTAGTTGAGTGTTATTTGCCACCTACTAGCCCAGACCTCAAAACTATCCGGATTTTGTTGCATTAGGGTGTGTACTGCTTCGTTATGCAGGGGCTGCGAATAATGCTGAACATCACCGAACACACTTGCTTCTGACCTTGCAAGTGAAGGAAAGTCATTGTGAAGTGTTGGAAAGAACAGTGAATATTTCATGCAAATTGTCCAAATATCATCGTACGTGTTAACAAGAAAATAAGATTGGTAAAAATCGAACCAGTACACTGAACTGGGAACATTATTGGAGAACCAGAACAGATTGACCATCGATAGAGTAAGCAATCAGTCTTCCCTGTGGGAACCTGCTTAACCAGGATAAGCACCGCTGGAATATTACTTCAAGATAACACAATAATGGAAATTCTCAAATTGATCGGTAAGAGCCGCGGCTGGAGTTTCTCGGCGAAGCATTAAGGTGTGTGGCACCATCATCACTTTCCTGGCTACTTCACAGGTGCCAGACCACAGTAACCCCGAGGAACAGCTCTAGTTGTTACTCCGTGTTTTCAATCCAATCACCATACAGAATAATCGAACACTTGACCAAACCACAGTCGAGCATCAACCCCTGCAGTCAATCAATGGGAAAAATAGAGAATAGTCCCATAAACAATAACCAGAACAAAGTCTTTCAGAGAATATAAATTCCGCTGGTTTTTAAAACCAAGAAGCTGGAAGAACATGAGAGAAATAGAGGTTCTCTTACTTAATTTAAGCACCCAACACCGGGGTCTCTACCAATTTTGGACATTTTATACACAATGATATTTTTATCATCTATCCTGTCAACCACCTGGCAATTAAAATATTGAGGCAGAAGCTGCTCGTGAAAAGAGGGTGACCCATTCCTCCTCCGTAATTCGGAAGAGAGGTAAATTGTGGCTCCATGGCTGGCGAGATGTCGCAATGTTTCCATAAGTGCCGGGTAGTTCACTGAGCTGTAAACGATATCGGAACCCAGGATGAAGTCATAATCGGAGGGAAACCTCTTGTGATCTTCACCCCAGGCCAGCGAACGGACCTTTACACGGTGCCTGCAGGCAGAGGGGATGTTGATGGAGACATTGTTTTCTATCTGCTTCAGGATGTTCGGCTTATCGGTCATAGTGACCTCTCCACCTGACCAAAAGAGGGAAAAAACTCTTTACCCTTAATTATTGTGATTACAAAAAGAACAGTATATGAAATCTGGATAgagttgaaacatagaaacatagaaaataggtgcaggagtaggccattcggccctccaagtctgcaccgccattcagtatgatcatggctgatcatccaactcagaaccctgtacctgctttctctccataccccctgatccctttagccacaagggccatacctaacttcctcttaaatatagctaatgaaccggcctcaactgtttcctgtggcagagaattccacagattcaccactctctgtgtgaagaagtttttcctcatctcggtcctaaaaggcttcccctttatccttaaactgtgatccctcgttctggacttccccaacatcgggatcaatcttcctgcatctagtctgtccaaaccctttagaattttatacgtttcaataagatcccccctcaatcttctaaattccagtgagtataagcctagtcgatccagttttTCTGCATATGAAAGTcttgccattccaggaatcaatctggtgaaccttctttgtactctctctatggcaagaatgtctttcctcagattaggggaccaaaactgcacacaatactccaggtgtggtctcaccaagaccttgtacaactgcagtagaatctccctgctcctgtactcgaatccttttgctatgaatgccaacataccattcgcttttttcactgcctgctgtacctgcatgcccactttcaatgactggtgtacaaccAGGTCTCGTTGCTCCTCcctttttcctaattggccaccattcagataacaaTCTGTTTTCCTgatcttgccaccaaagtggataacctcacatttatccacattaaattgcatctgccatgaacttgcctactcatttaacctatccaagtcaccctgcatcctcttatcaTCCTCTTCACAgataacaccgccacccagcttcgtatcatccacaaacatggagatgctgcatttaattccttcatctaaatcattaatatatattgtaaacaactggggtctcagcactgagccttgcggtaccccactagtcactgtctgccattctgaaaaggtcccatttattcccactctttgcttcctgtctgccaaccaattctctatccacatcaataccatacccacaATACCATGTGTTTTaagcttgcacactaatctcctgtgtgggaccttgtcaaaagccttttgaaaatccaaataaccacatccactggttctgcCCTATCCACTCTATTAGttccatcctcaaaaaattctataagattcgtcagacatgattttcctttcacaaatccatgctgactttgtccgatgatttcaccactttccaaatgtgctgttatcagatctttgataactgactctagcattttccccaccaccgttgtcaagctaactggtctataattccctggtttctctctccctccttttttaaaacgtggggttacattagccaccctccaatcctcaggaactaatccagaatctaaagagttttgaaaaattattactaatgcatccactatttcttgggctactttcttaagcactctgggatgcagaccatctggccctagggatttatctgcctttaatcccttcaatttacctaacaccacttccctactaacatgtatttccctcagttcctccatctcactagaccctcggtcccctactatttccagaagattctttatgtcctccttagtgaagacagaaccaaagtaattattcaattggtctgccatatccttgttccccatgatcaattcacctgtttctgactgtaaaggacctacatttgtcttgaccaatctttttcttttcacatatctataaaagcttttacagtcagtttttatgttccctgccagctttctctcataatcttttttccctttccttatttaagccctttgtcctcctctgctggactctgaatttctcccagtcctcaggtgtgccgctattttttgctaatttatgtttcttctttggacttgatactatccctaatttcccttgtcagccatgggtgcactaccttccctggtttattcttttgccaaactgggatgaacaattgttgtagttcatccatgcgatctttaaatgcttgccattgcatatccaccgtcaatcctttaagtataatttgccagtctatcttagctaattctcATCTCATactttcaaagttacccttctttaagttcagaatctttgtttctgaattaactatgtcactctccatcttaatgaagaattccaccatattatagtcactcttacccaaggggcctcgcacaacaagattgttAACTAactcttcctcattgctcaataccaagtctagaatggcctgctccctagttggttcctcgacatgttggttcagaaaaccatcccacatatattccaagaaatcctcttcctcagcacccttaagaatttggttcacccaatctatatgtagattgaagtcacccattataactgctgttcctttaatgcacgcatttctaatttcttgtttgatgccatccccaacctcactattactgttaggtggcctgtacataactcacaccagcattttctgccccttagtgttatgcagctctacccatatcgattccacatcctccaggctaatgtccttcctttctattgcgttaatctcttcactaaccagcaacgctaccccacATCTTTTTCTTGCATGTCTATCCTTCCTgaaaattgaatatccctggatgttgagctcccatccttggtcactctggagccacgtctctgtgatcccaactctatcatattcattaataactatctgcacattcaattcatccaccttgctacgaatgctcctcgctttgacacacaaagccttcaggcttggtTTTACAGcattcttagcccttatacaattatgttgaaatgtgaccctttttgattttttccTTGGATTTGCCTGCCTAGCACTTTTACTTTTTGAATCTTATTTCGGGAGACAATAGCATTACTTATTGTTTTAAAACTAGCAGAGCCCAAAGACCAATTTGCTTGGAAATCTAATAGTCTACAATCAGTGTCCACTCAGTACCTCATTTGCAATAAATGGTCATATTATCAGTAAGACAAAAATTGATTGGTGCTGTATGAGTTTTGACCCGGGCAGGGCACCTGTAGAACTAAACTTGAACAGAACAATCGATTTTGTTATACAGGGGAGGAGAGGTCAATCCATGCGAAAGCGACGTTCCTTCagatttcatttattattttctcACTAAACTAAACGGCTTTAACAGTGTCCTAGACAATAACACCCTTTTCCTCATATCCAGTACGGCCGTCATTATTTTCCGGATTCCGTGTTAATATCAGAAAGAACTAGATTTCAGTTCGTTACCCCGCCTTTCACTTACCAAGTAAGGTTGCTAAAATCCCCACGATTCCAGTGCCCGATCCCAGCTCAATCACTCTCTTCCCAGTAAAAAAGGCGTTCTGTTTCTCAAAAAACCGACAGAGAGCGACCCCCTAAAATAATGGAACACGGAATAGGCTCATGAAGACAGTGATGCAAATCCGACCTTTACTGTTAATAAAGGGCAGGGCACATTAGCAaataatctgtgcaaatacacatGACTCGACAGCGCACTGTTGCCGTCGAGCAATCCAAATAAGGCCGCACTAGGTCGGATTGATTGCGGCTTTCTTCTGCAGACGAAACTGACGCACTAAACGGATTTAAACCGCCTCCCCAAtggattcccccccccctccaaccaGTAATAATCCGCAATCTCATCAGTTCACGTGTCCATATAAGAGGTCTCCCGGTAACTAATGTGTTTCGTTTATATAGACGTCCGTAAGTCGATTTGTCGTAAGTCGGAAAATACATAATAATCACTCGACGCAGTAACTACACCTCCACAATACAGTAATGAATTGTATCAAAACACACGAGGCAGACAAGAAAAAAAGCTACTGCTAACAGTGAGGAGAGAAGGTGTTTAGTTTTGCCATCCATAGAAAAGAACGTCTAACTTCTGAATTTAACAGCGTATAGGGACTCCTTGTTTGTAGACGCGTTCTTAGTGGGGCTTTCGTAACCGGAGCCGACAAAGATTCTACTGGAGCAACCTAATGGATCAAGCAGCAACGGTGTGAGGAAAGGACCTGTAGATTTCACCCGAAAAGTGGACAGTTCTTTTCCTCCCAGAGATGCTTTTCCATCCGCCGAGTTCCCTCGGCAGATTGTTTGTCGCTCCAGATGATAGTTTCTGTAGTCTCTCGTGTTTTCGTTTTTAATCCCTAGGGAGGTCTATATGTCCACAGCACGGCTGCATCAATGGTTTCCGTATAAATGTAGCGCTGGTTGTGGCACCAATCTTAAATTTAAAAACAAGCTATAAACTTCCTGTTTTGGTGTAACGGTTCCGGTCACAATAGTAAAACAACGGAATAGCTTTCGCCCACTTGGGCACTGAGGAACCCAGCTCACCGCCGCCTCCACGTTGCACGCATATAATGACAACCCAGGGCGAAGGGGCTGTGACTGTGTTCAGGATCTACATCTGATGAGAGGGAGAGAATTGGAGCTTCAATTTATAAAGCAACAAGTTGGTAATCCCCATTTAACCATCCACATCGCGCACCCACCTCCATCTAAACGCAAGAAATCCTCCCCCCAAAATAAAATCAACTATTTTGTTTTAAGCATGCTGCAGCTGGGCATAGAACAGACACGCTGGAATGGTGATATATCCCTTTTTATTTGAGTGAAGGGGCAAAATCCCGACCTGCAGCCCATTACAGAGACAAAGCACAAGGAGCTTTCCCACTCTGAGGTACATAAAGAAGCGGCAAATGCCGGCGATACCCTAGATATCGGAAACCATCTGCGGAGAGAGAAACAAGTTTAACAGCCTTCATACCTCAGGCTAAAACCCATCTTCCTGAGATGAGTTTTTGACGCGTTCCAGTCTTTGTT contains these protein-coding regions:
- the LOC132403865 gene encoding EEF1A lysine methyltransferase 3-like; translated protein: MTTIRRLETSNDGASKEGNGDSTIIVQNKYEFCGYNLKISRFINANLGFSAYVWEAGVALCRFFEKQNAFFTGKRVIELGSGTGIVGILATLLGGEVTMTDKPNILKQIENNVSINIPSACRHRVKVRSLAWGEDHKRFPSDYDFILGSDIVYSSVNYPALMETLRHLASHGATIYLSSELRRRNGSPSFHEQLLPQYFNCQVVDRIDDKNIIVYKMSKIGRDPGVGCLN